From the genome of Tepidimicrobium xylanilyticum, one region includes:
- the hydG gene encoding [FeFe] hydrogenase H-cluster radical SAM maturase HydG — protein MINHEYIYSLLEEGKKATKKDIREVLNKSKETKLSHRDMAILLQAEDKEDLREIFKIAGEIKKKIYGNRIVIFAPLYMSDYCVNNCVYCGYRRKNNFKRRKLTREEIQEEVKLLEKMGHKRLALEAGEDPVNCDIDYIVDAIKAVYDTYVDKGEIRRVNVNIAATTVENYKKLKEAKIGTYILFQETYHKATYEKMHLSGPKANYEYHLTAFDRAMEAGIDDVGAGVLFGLYDYKFEVLALMLHNEYLESKYGVGFHTISIPRLKQAEGVDLNSFPHIVTDEEFKKIVAIIRLAVPFTGIILSTRESPEMRKEVIKYGVSQISAGSCTGVGGYKASEKGESKIQFKVSDNRKAFDVIKELIEEGHIPSYCTACYRKGRTGDRFMKLAKSGEIQNVCTPNAIMTLLEYALDYGDEEFQAIVDDVIEREILKIEREDIRNVVVDKISRIRKGQRDLYL, from the coding sequence ATGATTAATCACGAATATATATATAGTCTATTAGAGGAAGGGAAGAAGGCAACTAAAAAGGATATAAGAGAGGTATTAAATAAATCTAAAGAAACTAAGCTGTCTCATAGGGATATGGCTATTTTACTTCAGGCAGAAGATAAAGAGGATTTAAGAGAAATATTTAAAATAGCCGGCGAGATAAAAAAGAAAATATATGGTAATAGAATAGTGATATTTGCACCGCTTTATATGAGTGATTATTGTGTAAATAATTGTGTGTACTGTGGCTATAGGAGGAAAAATAATTTTAAAAGAAGAAAACTTACACGGGAAGAAATACAAGAGGAAGTAAAACTGCTAGAAAAAATGGGACATAAGAGATTGGCTTTAGAAGCTGGAGAAGATCCTGTTAATTGTGATATAGATTATATTGTAGATGCCATAAAAGCTGTATATGATACTTATGTTGATAAAGGGGAAATAAGAAGGGTTAATGTAAATATTGCTGCAACTACAGTAGAGAATTATAAAAAATTAAAAGAAGCGAAAATTGGGACCTATATATTATTCCAAGAAACCTATCATAAAGCTACTTATGAAAAGATGCATTTAAGTGGACCAAAGGCAAATTATGAATATCATCTAACCGCTTTTGATAGGGCAATGGAAGCTGGCATAGATGATGTAGGTGCAGGAGTACTATTTGGACTATATGACTACAAGTTCGAGGTACTTGCTTTAATGCTTCACAATGAATATCTGGAGAGTAAATATGGAGTGGGTTTTCATACTATTTCTATACCAAGGCTTAAACAAGCTGAAGGTGTAGATTTGAATTCTTTTCCACATATAGTTACTGATGAAGAATTTAAAAAGATAGTTGCAATAATAAGGTTGGCTGTTCCTTTTACAGGAATTATCTTATCTACTAGGGAAAGCCCCGAAATGAGAAAAGAGGTAATAAAATACGGAGTTTCTCAAATAAGTGCTGGTTCCTGTACTGGAGTAGGAGGTTATAAGGCAAGTGAAAAGGGAGAGAGTAAAATCCAATTTAAGGTATCGGATAATAGGAAAGCATTTGATGTAATAAAGGAATTAATTGAGGAAGGTCATATTCCATCTTATTGTACAGCATGCTATAGAAAGGGCAGAACTGGTGACAGGTTTATGAAATTGGCGAAATCAGGGGAGATTCAAAATGTATGTACCCCCAATGCGATTATGACCCTGTTGGAGTATGCACTAGATTATGGAGATGAAGAATTTCAAGCTATAGTAGATGATGTGATTGAGAGAGAAATATTGAAGATAGAAAGAGAAGATATTAGAAATGTTGTGGTAGATAAAATAAGTAGAATTAGAAAAGGACAAAGAGATTTGTATTTGTAA
- the hydE gene encoding [FeFe] hydrogenase H-cluster radical SAM maturase HydE, with the protein MIIDLIDKLYKTNYLEHDELVYLIYNMDEYGKEYLFEKANKIRMKTYGSKVYMRGLIEFTNYCKKGCKYCGINVANKNIERYRLNIEEILQCCEIGYDLGYRTFVLQGGEDDYYTDEMMIEIIKTIKDKYLDVAITLSIGEKSYESYEKYFKAGADRYLLRHETADVKLFKKIHTNSYYKNRMKCLWNLKKIGYQVGAGFMVGIPSQTKEDLAKDILFLKELEPEMVGIGPFIPHKDTIYKDEQAGTLEDTITMIALTRLFLPYSLLPATTALGTIDPLGREKGLKAGANVVMPNLSPTSVREKYSLYDGKICTGDEAAECRNCIEKRIVSAGFSVDMSRGDHINWRKRYD; encoded by the coding sequence ATGATAATAGATTTGATAGACAAACTATATAAAACTAATTACTTGGAACATGATGAGTTGGTATATTTGATATATAACATGGATGAATATGGTAAAGAGTACCTTTTCGAGAAAGCTAATAAGATTAGAATGAAAACCTATGGAAGCAAAGTTTATATGAGAGGCCTAATAGAATTTACTAACTATTGCAAAAAGGGTTGTAAATATTGTGGAATAAATGTAGCAAATAAAAATATTGAAAGGTATAGATTGAATATAGAAGAAATACTCCAATGCTGTGAAATTGGATATGATTTAGGTTACAGGACCTTTGTATTACAAGGTGGAGAAGATGATTATTATACAGATGAAATGATGATTGAAATCATCAAAACTATAAAGGATAAATATCTCGATGTGGCCATAACCCTTTCCATAGGTGAAAAGTCTTATGAATCTTATGAGAAATATTTTAAGGCTGGTGCAGATAGGTATCTTTTGCGACATGAAACAGCTGATGTTAAATTGTTTAAAAAAATACACACTAATTCATACTATAAAAATAGAATGAAATGTTTGTGGAATTTAAAGAAGATAGGATACCAGGTAGGAGCAGGATTCATGGTAGGGATACCAAGTCAAACCAAAGAGGATCTAGCTAAAGACATTTTATTTTTAAAGGAGTTAGAACCAGAAATGGTAGGTATTGGGCCATTTATCCCCCATAAGGATACCATCTATAAAGATGAACAAGCGGGAACCCTTGAGGATACTATTACTATGATTGCATTGACCAGATTGTTTTTACCCTATTCTTTGTTGCCAGCAACTACAGCCTTAGGAACTATAGACCCATTAGGCAGAGAAAAGGGGTTAAAGGCTGGAGCTAATGTAGTTATGCCAAACTTATCCCCCACTAGTGTGAGGGAGAAATACAGCTTATATGATGGAAAGATTTGTACAGGAGATGAAGCTGCAGAATGTAGAAATTGTATAGAAAAGAGAATAGTATCAGCAGGTTTTTCAGTAGATATGTCTCGAGGAGATCATATAAATTGGAGGAAAAGATATGATTAA
- a CDS encoding TldD/PmbA family protein encodes MLSKKVIENVLLAALSTGADFAEIFVEDRFSTNIDMVGGYVENSISGRDFGIGVRIFHGLNSVYAYTNNSEEDNLIKVAKEAALAIKSSKKDLVLNLMKSKVDNRHIVKIMPNKAEKARKVELLKRGYESAKSYDTLISQVTSNYFDEVQHVLIANTDGLMVEDRRIRTRFKIQSVASKDGETQIGYYGPGASMGFEFFDVIDVEEVGKEASRIAKTMILADYCPSGVMPVVIHNEFGGVLFHEACGHGLEATFVSKGTSVFAGKLGEQVASPLVTAIDDGTLPNEWGSLNVDDEGTPTQRNVLIENGILKSYLIDKLNGKRMGMESTGSGRRQSYKFPPTSRMNNTFIANGNSTFEEIISNTERGLFAKKLGGGSVNPATGEFNFAVMEGYLIENGEITKPVRGATLIGTGIKVLENIDMVGNNQTFGQGVCGSLSGMVPTNVGQPTIRIKALTVGGRKGDE; translated from the coding sequence TTGCTTAGTAAAAAGGTTATAGAAAATGTACTTCTTGCAGCTCTTTCCACTGGCGCAGATTTTGCAGAAATATTTGTAGAGGATAGATTTAGTACAAATATCGATATGGTTGGAGGATATGTAGAAAATAGCATTTCTGGCAGGGATTTTGGTATAGGAGTTAGGATATTCCATGGATTAAATAGTGTTTATGCTTATACTAACAATTCAGAGGAAGATAATCTGATAAAGGTAGCAAAAGAAGCAGCCTTGGCAATAAAATCTAGTAAAAAGGACCTCGTATTAAATTTAATGAAATCTAAAGTGGATAATAGACATATAGTAAAAATAATGCCTAATAAGGCTGAAAAGGCAAGGAAAGTAGAGTTGCTTAAAAGGGGTTATGAAAGTGCAAAGTCCTATGATACCCTTATAAGCCAAGTTACATCTAACTATTTTGATGAAGTACAGCATGTATTAATAGCCAATACAGACGGATTGATGGTTGAAGACAGGCGAATAAGGACTAGATTTAAAATCCAGTCGGTGGCTTCAAAGGATGGAGAGACCCAGATTGGGTATTATGGGCCTGGAGCATCTATGGGATTTGAATTTTTCGATGTTATTGATGTAGAAGAAGTAGGTAAAGAAGCCTCTAGGATTGCCAAGACCATGATACTGGCTGATTATTGTCCAAGTGGAGTTATGCCAGTAGTCATTCATAATGAGTTTGGGGGAGTATTATTCCATGAAGCATGTGGTCATGGATTAGAAGCAACCTTTGTATCTAAGGGTACTTCTGTATTTGCTGGTAAATTAGGTGAGCAAGTAGCATCCCCTTTAGTCACCGCCATAGATGATGGCACTTTGCCTAATGAATGGGGTTCTCTAAATGTAGATGATGAAGGAACTCCAACCCAAAGGAATGTGCTTATAGAAAATGGGATTTTAAAATCCTATCTAATTGATAAATTGAATGGGAAACGAATGGGTATGGAATCGACTGGTTCTGGAAGAAGGCAGTCCTATAAGTTCCCTCCTACTTCAAGGATGAATAATACATTTATTGCCAACGGAAATTCAACCTTTGAAGAAATTATCTCCAATACTGAAAGAGGATTATTTGCTAAAAAGTTAGGGGGAGGTAGTGTAAATCCAGCTACTGGAGAATTTAATTTTGCAGTAATGGAAGGGTACTTAATAGAAAATGGGGAAATTACTAAACCAGTAAGAGGTGCAACTCTGATAGGAACTGGAATTAAAGTATTAGAGAATATAGACATGGTTGGCAATAACCAAACCTTTGGTCAAGGCGTATGTGGATCCTTAAGCGGTATGGTACCTACCAATGTGGGGCAACCCACTATTAGGATAAAAGCACTAACCGTTGGTGGAAGGAAGGGGGATGAATAG
- a CDS encoding [FeFe] hydrogenase, group A — protein sequence MKGTMIVDGRQVEFDKEKNVLEVVRKAGIDLPTFCYHSELSIYGACRMCIVEDKWGNIFASCSQLPRDGMEVFTNTKKVQKYRKLILEMILANHDRDCTTCTRTGKCQLQELAIRFGIKDIRFDPIRKRLPIDKSSLSIIRNPNKCILCGDCVRVCEEVQGVGALSFVNRGSDITVAPAFNRDIAEVNCVNCGQCRAVCPTAAIIIKNDNGKVWEVVHDKSKRVIAQIAPAVRVALGEEFGLEPGQVTIGKIVAALKKIGVDEVYDTAFSADMTVIEESKEFLERFETGEKLPLFTSCCPGWVKFAENKYPDMVDNISTCKSPQQMFGAVIKEYYKEKDKDENKGTILISVMPCTAKKAEAAREEFEHNGVRDVDIVITTQELALLIKEAGINFEQLEEESFDMPFGLASGSGIIFGATGGVAEAVVTRLLKNKPDHNTKDLLFSNVRGMDNIKEASFNLDGKEIKIAVVHGLNNADELIKQIKSGKRYYDFIEVMACPGGCIAGGGQPIPMNLETRKGRAKGLYRLDRISHIKSSDTNPLVMSLFEGILKDNHELLHVHKKMEVES from the coding sequence ATGAAGGGTACAATGATAGTAGATGGTAGACAGGTGGAGTTTGATAAAGAAAAGAATGTATTAGAAGTAGTTAGAAAAGCTGGTATTGATTTACCTACATTTTGCTATCATTCGGAGTTAAGTATATATGGTGCTTGCAGAATGTGTATAGTAGAAGATAAATGGGGAAATATATTTGCATCCTGTTCTCAATTGCCAAGGGATGGCATGGAGGTATTTACTAACACTAAAAAGGTTCAAAAATATAGAAAATTAATTTTAGAGATGATTTTAGCAAATCATGATAGAGATTGTACTACCTGTACTAGAACAGGAAAATGTCAGCTACAAGAATTAGCTATTAGATTTGGAATAAAAGATATTAGGTTTGATCCTATCAGAAAAAGGCTTCCAATTGATAAGTCTAGTTTAAGTATTATAAGAAATCCTAATAAATGTATACTATGTGGAGACTGTGTTCGGGTATGCGAAGAAGTACAGGGGGTTGGAGCTTTAAGCTTTGTAAATAGAGGGTCGGATATAACAGTAGCTCCTGCTTTTAATAGAGATATTGCAGAAGTAAACTGTGTAAACTGTGGTCAATGTAGAGCAGTATGCCCTACAGCAGCCATTATTATAAAAAATGATAATGGCAAGGTGTGGGAAGTAGTTCATGATAAATCAAAGAGGGTAATAGCACAGATTGCCCCAGCAGTAAGGGTAGCGCTAGGGGAGGAATTTGGCCTTGAACCTGGTCAAGTGACTATCGGAAAAATAGTAGCAGCCCTGAAGAAAATCGGTGTCGATGAAGTTTATGATACTGCTTTTTCTGCAGATATGACTGTTATAGAAGAAAGTAAGGAATTTTTAGAAAGATTCGAGACAGGAGAAAAATTACCCTTATTTACATCTTGCTGTCCAGGTTGGGTAAAATTTGCAGAAAACAAATATCCAGATATGGTAGATAATATATCTACATGCAAATCTCCGCAACAAATGTTTGGAGCTGTTATTAAAGAGTACTATAAAGAAAAAGATAAGGATGAAAATAAGGGAACCATATTGATTTCAGTAATGCCTTGTACTGCTAAGAAAGCAGAAGCAGCTAGGGAAGAGTTTGAGCATAATGGAGTTAGGGATGTAGACATAGTAATTACAACTCAAGAACTGGCACTTCTAATCAAGGAGGCTGGAATTAATTTCGAACAATTAGAAGAGGAATCTTTTGATATGCCTTTTGGATTAGCAAGTGGTTCCGGTATAATATTTGGAGCTACTGGTGGAGTAGCGGAGGCAGTAGTTACTAGGCTATTGAAAAATAAGCCTGACCATAATACTAAAGATTTATTATTTAGCAATGTTAGAGGAATGGACAACATAAAGGAAGCAAGTTTTAATTTAGATGGTAAGGAAATTAAAATTGCAGTTGTCCATGGTTTAAATAATGCTGATGAACTGATAAAGCAAATTAAATCTGGGAAAAGATATTATGATTTCATAGAAGTAATGGCATGTCCAGGCGGATGTATAGCAGGAGGAGGCCAACCAATACCTATGAATTTAGAAACTAGAAAGGGAAGGGCGAAGGGTCTATATAGGCTCGATAGGATATCACATATTAAAAGTTCAGATACAAATCCTTTAGTAATGTCATTATTTGAAGGTATATTAAAGGACAATCATGAATTATTGCATGTCCATAAAAAAATGGAAGTAGAATCCTAG
- the hydF gene encoding [FeFe] hydrogenase H-cluster maturation GTPase HydF — protein sequence MKSTPKGNRIHIGLYGKRNVGKSSIMNAIIGQEISLVSDIKGTTTDPVLKAMELIPIGPVVFIDTGGIDDEGELGKLRVEKTIKTLGKVDLALYVMEVDNVDDEFYEEIVDEFNKRNIPHITVMNKIDKVSDGVLKKIKERWNNAVFISTKDSITISNLKDEIIKKLGMVKEETLIGDIIPYGGKVIMVIPIDEEAPKGRLILPQVQLIRDCLDHGIKSYVVRDKELKSALDDLKDADLVITDSQAFKEVDKIVPRNIKLTSFSIIMARQKGDLNFFLDGIKAIEKLKEMRTPKILIMESCSHNTSHEDIGKVKIPKMLTQYLDKEIIFQFRMGEDFPVDLESYDLVVHCGSCMLNKRTMENRIKACREEGVPITNYGILLAYLTGILDRAVEVFI from the coding sequence GTGAAGAGTACTCCAAAAGGCAATAGAATACACATAGGTTTATATGGAAAGAGAAATGTTGGAAAGTCATCTATAATGAATGCTATAATAGGGCAGGAAATATCATTGGTGTCGGATATTAAAGGGACTACAACTGATCCAGTGTTAAAAGCAATGGAGCTGATTCCCATTGGCCCTGTAGTCTTTATAGATACAGGTGGCATAGATGATGAAGGAGAACTGGGCAAATTAAGAGTAGAAAAGACTATAAAAACACTAGGGAAAGTGGACCTAGCTTTATATGTAATGGAAGTAGATAATGTAGATGATGAATTCTATGAGGAAATAGTTGACGAATTTAATAAGAGAAATATTCCACATATAACGGTTATGAATAAAATTGACAAGGTATCCGATGGAGTATTAAAAAAGATAAAAGAAAGGTGGAATAATGCCGTTTTCATTTCAACAAAAGATAGCATTACCATATCTAATCTTAAGGATGAGATAATAAAAAAATTGGGTATGGTTAAAGAAGAAACTTTAATTGGAGATATTATTCCCTATGGGGGCAAAGTAATAATGGTAATTCCAATAGATGAAGAGGCACCAAAGGGTAGATTAATTCTCCCTCAGGTTCAATTAATAAGAGATTGTCTAGACCATGGAATTAAATCCTATGTGGTAAGAGACAAGGAACTTAAATCTGCTTTAGATGATTTAAAAGATGCAGACCTTGTGATAACGGATTCGCAGGCTTTTAAAGAAGTTGATAAGATAGTTCCTAGGAACATAAAGCTTACTAGTTTTTCAATTATTATGGCTAGGCAAAAAGGGGACTTAAACTTTTTTTTAGATGGAATTAAAGCTATTGAAAAATTGAAAGAAATGAGAACTCCTAAAATTCTTATTATGGAAAGTTGTTCCCATAACACTTCCCATGAAGATATTGGGAAGGTCAAGATTCCAAAAATGTTGACCCAATATTTAGATAAGGAAATTATATTCCAATTTAGAATGGGAGAGGATTTTCCTGTAGATCTTGAAAGCTATGACTTAGTAGTACATTGTGGTTCATGTATGTTGAATAAAAGGACTATGGAAAATAGAATTAAAGCCTGCAGGGAAGAAGGGGTTCCTATTACAAATTATGGTATATTATTAGCGTATTTGACAGGCATACTGGATAGAGCAGTTGAGGTTTTCATATAG
- the yfcE gene encoding phosphodiesterase, translating into MKLFFISDIHGSAYYLAKAIERFQEEKADYIIILGDHLYHGARNPLPAEYNPKKVIEILNSFADRIIAVRGNCDCEVDEMLLNFPIMATYSTILYDNRRLFLTHGHIYNEKNVPKLKDGDVFIFGHTHIPQLEKKENLYIINPGSITLPKDNNPHTYGILENSIFRVKDLEGNIYKEINF; encoded by the coding sequence ATGAAACTTTTCTTTATATCAGATATTCATGGATCAGCCTATTATTTGGCCAAAGCAATAGAAAGATTCCAAGAAGAAAAAGCAGATTATATCATTATATTAGGCGACCATTTGTATCATGGTGCCAGAAATCCATTACCTGCTGAATATAACCCCAAAAAGGTAATAGAAATTCTTAATAGCTTTGCAGATAGAATAATTGCAGTTAGAGGAAATTGTGATTGTGAAGTAGATGAAATGTTACTGAACTTTCCCATAATGGCTACTTATTCTACAATACTATATGATAATAGGCGATTATTTTTGACACATGGGCATATATATAATGAGAAGAATGTGCCTAAGCTCAAAGATGGAGATGTATTCATATTTGGTCATACTCATATACCACAATTAGAAAAGAAGGAAAACTTATATATAATTAATCCAGGCAGCATTACATTGCCAAAGGATAATAATCCTCATACATATGGAATATTGGAAAATAGTATATTTAGAGTTAAGGATTTGGAAGGGAATATCTATAAAGAGATTAATTTTTAA
- a CDS encoding TldD/PmbA family protein, which yields MKYKGLVDKIFEKGKSKFEDMEVYIENNKEIEIAVFKGEIDRYNISETEGLSFRGINNGKLGYSYTEKVDESSIDMLIEEAYENGKYIDAQDREIIFEGSDKYKDLDGFNLSLKETPLEDKIEFIKALEKEAFELDSRIVAVSYCIYKEMESSKYLYNTKGLNLSNNVNLAVAYIMVVAKEGEETKTGLSYRIAKDFSCLDYKGMAQEAVEEALSYLGAKSIKSNEYSAVLKNTVFADILSAFKSIFFADYVQKGLSLLKDKVGKQVAVSNFTLVDDPFNEDGLVINTFDDEGTATKFNKIIENGILRTYLYNWRSALKDGVESTGNGYRTSYKSPISTSTSNLYVGKGDKSLEEILKTMDRGLLITDVQGLHSGLDPVSGDYSLSALGYEIENGRIKRPVNQITIAGNIFETLMDIEEIGNDLRFSMDGVGSPSIKVKKLAVAGE from the coding sequence ATGAAATATAAAGGATTAGTGGATAAAATATTCGAAAAGGGAAAGAGCAAATTTGAGGATATGGAAGTCTATATAGAAAATAACAAGGAAATTGAAATAGCAGTGTTTAAGGGAGAAATAGATAGGTATAATATCTCTGAAACAGAAGGGCTATCTTTCAGAGGAATTAACAATGGCAAACTAGGCTATTCCTATACTGAGAAGGTGGATGAATCTTCTATTGACATGCTAATTGAAGAAGCTTATGAAAATGGGAAATATATTGATGCACAAGATAGGGAAATAATTTTTGAAGGCTCAGATAAATACAAAGACTTAGATGGTTTCAATCTTAGTCTTAAAGAAACACCTTTAGAGGATAAAATAGAATTTATTAAAGCTTTAGAAAAGGAAGCCTTTGAGTTGGATTCTAGAATTGTAGCTGTAAGCTATTGTATATATAAGGAAATGGAAAGCAGCAAGTACTTATATAATACTAAGGGTTTAAATTTAAGCAATAATGTGAATTTAGCCGTTGCTTATATTATGGTTGTTGCAAAAGAAGGAGAGGAAACAAAAACTGGACTTAGCTATAGAATAGCTAAGGATTTTTCATGTCTTGACTATAAAGGAATGGCGCAAGAAGCTGTTGAAGAAGCCTTATCCTATCTTGGGGCTAAATCAATAAAATCTAATGAGTATTCGGCTGTATTGAAAAATACAGTTTTTGCAGATATATTGTCAGCATTTAAATCTATATTCTTTGCTGACTATGTTCAAAAAGGGCTGTCCTTACTTAAGGATAAGGTAGGAAAACAAGTAGCTGTTAGCAATTTTACATTAGTAGATGACCCTTTTAATGAAGATGGCTTGGTTATAAATACATTTGACGATGAGGGTACTGCAACTAAATTTAATAAGATAATCGAAAATGGCATATTAAGAACTTATTTGTATAATTGGAGATCTGCTTTAAAGGATGGAGTTGAATCTACCGGAAATGGGTATAGGACATCCTATAAATCTCCTATATCCACTTCAACTTCTAATCTATATGTGGGGAAAGGAGACAAATCTTTAGAGGAAATATTAAAAACCATGGATAGAGGACTACTGATTACTGATGTGCAAGGATTACATTCTGGATTGGATCCGGTATCTGGAGATTATTCCCTTTCAGCTCTTGGTTACGAAATAGAAAATGGAAGAATAAAAAGACCAGTAAACCAAATAACTATTGCAGGAAATATATTTGAGACGTTAATGGATATTGAAGAAATAGGAAATGACCTTAGATTTTCCATGGATGGAGTAGGTTCCCCTAGCATAAAAGTTAAAAAGTTAGCAGTAGCTGGCGAATAA
- a CDS encoding heavy metal translocating P-type ATPase — translation MQRYILSKKNTITLISGILIAVAFTSKWTVENMDIFTWSLIIASLLGAAPIVIQAYQALKVKVISIDVLVTIAVFGAFLIHNYEESAIVTFLFLFGAYLEQRTLNQTRSAIKELIEMAPESALKLMENGEYEEVEVDEVEVGDILLVKTGAKVPVDGTVISGEGYINEASITGESVPVKKIKDSKVYAGTILDNGTLQIVADRVGEDTTFGKIIELVEEAQDSKSEAERFIDRFAKYYTPAVLVIGLLVWLISKDIELSITILVLGCPGALVIGVPVSNVAGIGNGARNGVLLKGSEVINDFSKLDSIVFDKTGTLTLGNPTVAETEYYGDNIEEVLSYLASVERESDHPLAKAVLEEIGETTFFSVENTEVIKGGGIIANVNGHKIAVGNVHLMERENIELNEKVRSDIARFEGKGNSLVLTAVDGELKILMGVRDQIRQGVKKDLQRLRRLGVKNLIMLSGDNQGTVDIVSRELGLTEAYGNMLPEDKSEYIKRLKGKGQIVAFVGDGVNDSPSLALADIGIAMGSGTDVAIETSDVVLINSDFSRLPHALGLVKATARNMKQNIFIAVSVVFILLAGVLFSEWVNMSIGMLVHEASILAVILNGMRLLSYKLKY, via the coding sequence ATGCAAAGATATATCTTAAGTAAAAAAAACACAATCACATTAATTAGTGGTATTCTAATTGCAGTTGCGTTTACCAGCAAATGGACAGTAGAGAATATGGACATTTTTACTTGGTCATTAATAATTGCTTCCTTACTTGGTGCTGCGCCTATAGTTATTCAAGCTTATCAGGCCTTAAAGGTAAAAGTAATTAGTATTGATGTTTTAGTAACCATAGCAGTTTTTGGTGCATTTTTAATTCACAACTATGAAGAATCCGCAATTGTAACTTTTCTATTCCTATTTGGTGCTTATTTAGAGCAACGTACCTTAAATCAAACTCGTTCAGCTATTAAGGAGTTAATAGAAATGGCACCAGAGAGTGCATTAAAACTAATGGAGAATGGTGAGTATGAAGAAGTAGAAGTAGACGAGGTAGAAGTAGGGGACATTCTACTTGTAAAAACGGGTGCAAAGGTTCCTGTTGATGGTACGGTAATATCTGGTGAAGGTTACATTAACGAAGCCAGCATTACAGGGGAATCGGTTCCAGTGAAGAAAATTAAAGATTCAAAAGTTTATGCAGGTACCATATTAGATAACGGAACCCTTCAAATTGTTGCTGATCGGGTAGGAGAAGATACAACATTTGGCAAGATTATTGAGCTAGTGGAAGAAGCTCAGGATTCAAAATCCGAAGCAGAACGATTCATAGACCGATTTGCCAAATATTATACACCAGCTGTTCTAGTTATTGGCCTTTTGGTGTGGTTAATCTCAAAGGATATTGAGTTGTCAATTACCATTCTAGTTCTTGGATGTCCAGGAGCTTTAGTAATAGGTGTACCTGTATCCAATGTGGCTGGCATAGGAAATGGTGCTAGAAATGGTGTGCTATTAAAGGGGAGCGAAGTAATAAATGATTTTAGTAAATTGGATTCAATTGTATTCGATAAAACAGGCACATTAACTTTAGGGAATCCAACAGTTGCAGAGACAGAGTATTATGGGGATAATATTGAAGAGGTACTTAGTTATCTTGCCAGCGTTGAAAGGGAATCGGACCATCCATTAGCTAAAGCGGTTTTGGAAGAAATTGGAGAAACAACCTTTTTTTCTGTTGAAAATACAGAGGTTATTAAAGGCGGAGGAATAATAGCAAATGTTAATGGTCACAAGATAGCAGTAGGCAATGTACACTTGATGGAAAGGGAAAATATTGAACTAAATGAAAAGGTTAGGAGCGATATAGCTCGTTTCGAAGGAAAAGGGAATTCTTTAGTCCTAACTGCTGTTGATGGAGAATTAAAGATTTTAATGGGAGTTCGGGACCAAATTCGTCAAGGCGTCAAAAAAGACTTACAAAGGTTACGGAGATTAGGAGTAAAGAACTTGATTATGCTATCAGGCGATAATCAAGGAACGGTTGATATAGTTAGCAGAGAATTAGGGCTAACCGAGGCATACGGGAACATGCTACCAGAAGATAAATCCGAATATATTAAGAGGTTAAAAGGAAAAGGACAAATTGTTGCATTTGTTGGGGATGGAGTTAACGACAGCCCTTCATTAGCTTTAGCGGATATAGGCATAGCTATGGGTAGCGGTACAGATGTAGCCATTGAAACCTCTGATGTAGTATTGATAAATTCAGATTTCAGTCGATTGCCCCATGCTTTAGGCTTAGTAAAGGCTACGGCGAGGAATATGAAACAGAATATATTTATAGCAGTGAGTGTTGTATTTATATTATTAGCAGGAGTATTATTTAGTGAATGGGTAAATATGTCAATCGGTATGCTAGTACATGAAGCAAGCATCTTAGCAGTTATCCTTAATGGTATGAGATTATTAAGTTATAAGTTAAAATATTAA
- a CDS encoding heavy-metal-associated domain-containing protein — protein sequence MKTATIQLETLTCPSCMQKIEGALKNLDGVDKETLKVLFNSSKVKVNFDEEKVSIEDIELAINRVGFDVLKSKVK from the coding sequence ATGAAAACAGCAACAATCCAATTGGAAACTTTAACATGTCCATCATGTATGCAAAAAATTGAAGGTGCATTAAAGAATTTAGATGGAGTTGATAAAGAAACATTAAAGGTATTATTTAATTCTAGCAAAGTAAAGGTAAATTTTGATGAAGAGAAGGTTTCAATAGAAGATATAGAGTTGGCTATTAATAGGGTAGGTTTTGATGTATTGAAATCTAAAGTAAAATAA